From the Lathyrus oleraceus cultivar Zhongwan6 chromosome 3, CAAS_Psat_ZW6_1.0, whole genome shotgun sequence genome, the window caagagattcaagagagtcctggtagcctgcccaactcataatatggatgcAATTGAACAAATACAGATGTTTGTGAATGGTCTTAAAATAAAGACCAAACAGCTAATTAATACTGCAGCCGGTGGttccacaaatttttcaacagCCACCGGTATTAAGAAGATCATTGAAGTTATTGCTGTCAATGAGCACATGGAGTTGTATGATAGGTGTCAAAGAAAACCAGAAGGGGTGATAGATTTAAAGCTGGAAACTACGAAAAACCTGTATTGAAGATACTATAGCTGCTGAAGTTGAGAAAAAGTTGAAGCCGATGAATATAGGTACCCGACAAGTGGCACAGGTCCAACCAACCCCTACTATCTGTTGTGAAATCTATAACGGTCCACACCAAACCCTATATTgctttgcaactcctcaacaagtGAAGGAGATcaaatttttgaagcagaataatccttattctaacacgtacaatccgggttggaagaatcatcccaacttctcatggaaagaccaaaaagcGACCGCCCCTCAACATGGTCAGTACCAAACTCAATATCAGCAACATCAGTAGCAACAGATACCTAAGAAAGCTGAGTGGGAGATTTCCATTGAAAGAATGGCAGCTTGTCATGTtcaatttcaagaagaaacccggaactatcagaaaaacaccacaacttccataaaaaatcttgaagtccAGATGGGTCAAATCGCTCAGCAAATAGCATCAagttctcaagcacaaggtgTTCTACCTAGTGCAACTGTGCCCAATCCTAGAGAGCATCATAACGTGAGCGTTGTGACAACACAAAGTGGTAAATCTGAGGAAGTTGTTGAGGAAGTGAATGAAGAGGAAGACCAATTGATCGAAGTGGACCttgagatcaaagaaaatgaagtttttaGAGAAGAAGTAGTAGCACCGAAACCGGTTGTGAAAGAAACAGTCATTGAGCCCAAGCCGGTTGTTAAGCTCCCGTTCCCCACGAAAAACAAGAAAAAAGGACAACATgacaaaaattttgaaaaattcttagagttgttcaagaagctGGAGGTTAACATTCCTTTGTTGGAGGCACTTTAACAAATGCCTActtatgccaagttcatgaaCGACATCATTTTGAAGAAGCGTACCACAAACATTAACCCGATCATTCTaaccgaaacttgtagtgctattttgcagggtatgaagatttCGATAAAGAAGGAAGATCGAGGAGCTGTTACCATCCTGTGTATTATTGGAGATAGGTCGTTCAACAAAGCTCTTATTAATCtgggagctagtgtgagtctcgtgccattatccatttacaagaagcTTGGTATATGGGCAGTGCAAGATACCAGGATGACACTCCAATTCGCAGATCATTCGGTCAAGAAATCGTATGGTATTGTTAAAGATGTCCTGGtgaaaattgacaagtttgtatTTCCGATTGATTTTGTAATTCTAGAGATGTCGGAAGATGAATAGATCCCTCTCATTCTTGGTAGACCCTTTTTGGAGACGGGAAGATGTGTAATCAACATAGAAGAAGGAACCATGACGTCGAAGGTTTATGATGAGGAAGTGAAAATCAATGTTCGAAACACCATGAAAGACAAAGAAGATATTTGCACCAGTCACACTATAGAGGTTTTGAATCAGGTGACGACATATGATGGCCCTTTGAATACACCACCGTCACCTTTGAAAAGAGTGTTGAGCTTGTCCAAGTCCGACAATGATAAAGAAAAGGACAATGGGGACCCCCAAGTTCTAGCCTTGCTGGATATGCAAACCCCGTGGAAAGGATCTCAACCACACCGGTGAGGGGATATACACTCACCTCACTCTCATAAGGAGGGTGAAGAACCAAAGAAAGGAAAGGAATTAACAACTTCCGTAAAAACCTCAAAGATGTGTTTTTAGATTCTAAAGGAAAATGTCATGCTACTGCAAAGGTGGTGAAGTTGTTGGACACAGGTGTTATATATCATGTTCCTAACAATACCAGGCCACAGAGAAAAGAGTTTGTCAAGGGACAACTGGTGCTCTTGTTCAACTGCAGATTAAAACTTGTTCTAGGAAAGTTGAAATCTAGGTGGTCGGGTTCATTTTTTGTTCATAAAGTGTTCCCCCATTGAGAAATCGAACTGAAAAATCCAAATAATGGGGACACTTTTAAAGTAAATGGACAACGGTTAAAGCACTACTATCAGGGACAGGAAAGTGGTCTGATTGAGAATGTTCATCTCCAAGGATGAGGGTGACGATTGTtgagccatgcgacgttaaacgcaacgcttcgtgggaggcaacccacgtggTTTTTATATAACTATTTTCTTGTTTGGTATGTCTACAGGTTCATGCATAGGTTCGCGGTTGCATTGCACATTCAGAAGAGAAAGGTTGATTTAGATGGTCGAACACCGGAAGAACAAGAAAAAATCTTCAAACAGAAAAAGTCGgacaaattttgaaaaaaaaatagGGCCCTGACATGGGCGCCTGTCTCacctgacacgacccgtgtcaggaAAGGAAGAAAATTATTTTTTACAATAGGTTGACACGGCCAGTGTTAGCCCTACTGAGCCAAGCCTCCAATTACAGTGGAGCAGTTGGGCGAAATTATTTGCCTACCCCTTTATGGCCCCGGAGCCATACCAAACAGCTTTGATGCTAAGACGTTCTGGTTGGCCATTACGGGAAGATCTGACTATGTGGCTAAAGGAGCAAAGGCGCCGGGCATTCAAAACCTCTATTTCAGGTATTCCCAAAAGGTGCTAGCCTTCACACTTTTTAGCAGGGGTGATAGTACAGGTGTAGCCACCCAAAGAGAGTTGTTCTTTTTGTTTTCCATGGCAAACCGGGTTGCTGTGAATGTTGCAACATTTGCTGCAGATTATTTGGTTCGTGTGGGGAGAGCAGCCCAAGGCGGAATCTCCATAGGAGGCATCATCACGCAGATTGCCCAATATTTTGGATATGACCTGGCTGCACTTAATGAGACACTGGTAGCAGGTAAGAGAAAACTGGACATGAACGCATTGGTCCAGCAAGGTAGGATTTCACAAGTTTCTTATTATTATGCCTTAATGAGTTCGGGTCAGTTTATTATGGCTCTACCTGATCCGGCACGAATTAGCATCTCAAACATGGCCAATTGGCTTTATGATAGTGCCATCCAAGATGATATGGACGAGCACAATGCTGATACGTTTGCTGCAGGTGACCCACAGGAGGAAGAAGTACAGGAAGAGATGCAGGATCAGGAGCAATTTGCTGCCCCACCAGAGGAATCCATGCACCCCGGTGCCGGTTCTTCATATGTGACGCTGGACCAATGGTCATGGATGCAAACATAAATTGACGATCTCCGAGCGGAGCAAGCACGCCAAGGTGTAGAGTAGGCCCGTCAAGGGACTCTGATGGATGAGATGCACACGATGATGCAACGTATGATGTTGCAATTTTTGCTGCCACAGTGAGCCGGTTTGAGTCCATCTCTATCTTGGATGAAAAAATTGCGGACAATGcttagttcaagtgtgggggtgtttttattatttattgttgtttttgtttgtttggtttgttgtttgttttgttctTAAAATTTGTGTTTTAATTAAGTGTGTGTTACTCTATGTGTTACAGATAAAGGACATTCGTGTCGCATGAACGATGAAGTTTGGAACGATTGGATGGAAGACACACCCCTCTACTTGCTCTTCTGGAAACCCCCGAAGATTGATGCTACCGGCTCGAAAAATTGGACGCGACTCTCTGTCACTGGATTTTATAGTGATACTCCGCAACTGAAGAGAAGACGAAGCTACACCACACTGAGAAACATCTTGGATGCCTGAAAGCTAGACAAAACATGGTGAGAActacaaaaagccaaacacttatcatcatgAGAGTTGTTCAGGTATGTCTTTGGCTCTCTGGGTTTGC encodes:
- the LOC127129682 gene encoding uncharacterized protein LOC127129682, with the translated sequence MGQIAQQIASSSQAQGVLPSATVPNPREHHNVSVVTTQSGKSEEVVEEVNEEEDQLIEVDLEIKENEVFREEVVAPKPVVKETVIEPKPVVKLPFPTKNKKKGQHDKNFEKFLELFKKLEVNIPLLEGMKISIKKEDRGAVTILCIIGDRSFNKALINLGASVSLVPLSIYKKLGIWAVQDTRMTLQFADHSVKKSYGIVKDVLVKIDKFVFPIDFVILEMSEDE